A stretch of the Acanthopagrus latus isolate v.2019 chromosome 9, fAcaLat1.1, whole genome shotgun sequence genome encodes the following:
- the pou2f1b gene encoding POU domain, class 2, transcription factor 1b isoform X2, which translates to MADGGAASQDESSGPDAKVNNQSETTKCAMESGDANTGITTNGLDFQRQTVPTTSAITNAHAQALLQQSKSEDSSALPTSVQQSVLPQTQLMLAGGQIAGLTLTPAHQQLLLQQAQAQLLAAAVQHSASQQNSTTGASISASAATPITQLPLSQPIQIASLQQQCLPQFVLVQPGNPIATPLSPGQFIISQTPQAQQSMLQAQNLLTQLPQSQANLLPTQPSITLATQPATPTRTTAATPIQSLPHSQTPPKRLDTPTLEEPSDLEELEQFAKTFKQRRIKLGFTQGDVGLAMGKLYGNDFSQTTISRFEALNLSFKNMCKLKPLLEKWLNDAVCAENLTSDQALSSPSALGSPGTGMEMLNRRRKKRTSIETNIRVALEKSFLEQNQKPTSEEITMIADQLNMEKEVIRVWFCNRRQKEKRINPPSSGSSGGGNTPIKTIFTPSSPLVASTASLVSSPTINTPTTLTVNTVMPLTSTSLAFTGSTVGATNTASVISTAPMVTTVTSSPSLSPSPTTIQSSTTESKIGTHAQTIFTQAPTSIATTLGGQVMVAAPGFSTGQLPTSIAAMAAAAGLSPGLIASSQFASGGALLSLTPGGLGNALSPALMSNSTLIQALASSGTIPITSLDGSNLLFANTSAGNTPSLVTTPLFLSPQNLGLLASNPVSLVSAGAGLQVTADHQATTAAVPVQASTITTASKAQ; encoded by the exons ATGCTAAAGTGAATAATCAGTCAGAAACTACTAAATGTGCAATGGAGAGTGGTGACGCGAACACCG GAATCACAACCAATGGCTTGGACTTTCAGAGGCAGACGGTGCCAACCACAAGTGCAATCACGAATGCACATGCACAAGCCCTCCTCCAACAG TCTAAGTCGGAAGACTCGAGTGCTCTCCCGACCTCCGTCCAGCAGAGCGTATTGCCTCAAACCCAGCTAATGTTGGCCGGGGGACAGATTGCAGGA CTGACCCTGACCCCggcacatcagcagctgttacTCCAGCAGGCCCAGGCTCAGCTCCTGGCTGCAGCCGTGCAGCATTCAGCCAGCCAGCAGAACAGCACCACTGGGGCCAGCATCTCGGCCTCCGCAGCCACACCCATTACCCAGCTGCCCCTGTCACAGCCCATCCAGATCGCCTCT ctacagcagcagtgtCTGCCTCAGTTTGTTCTGGTGCAGCCTGGCAACCCGATTGCCACACCACTGTCGCCCGGTCAGTTCATCATCTCGCAGACACCGCAGGCCCAACAGA GCATGTTGCAAGCCCAGAATCTTCTAACTCAACTACCTCAAAGCCAAGCTAACCTCCTGCCGACTCAACCAAGCATCACCCTTGCAACTCAG CCTGCAACTCCAACCCGCACAACAGCAGCCACACCTATTCAGTCCCTGCCCCACAGTCAGACCCCACCTAAACGGTTGGATACCCCCACTTTGGAGGAGCCTAGTGATCTTGAGGAACTGGAACAGTTTGCCAAGACCTTCAAACAGAGGCGTATCAAACTGGGCTTTACACAG GGGGATGTTGGCCTGGCCATGGGGAAGCTGTATGGAAATGACTTCAGCCAAACGACCATCTCTCGCTTTGAGGCCTTGAACCTGAGCTTTAAGAACATGTGCAAGCTGAAGCCATTGTTAGAGAAGTGGCTCAATGATGCAG TTTGTGCAGAGAACCTGACATCTGACCAGGCCCTATCCAGCCCCAGTGCCCTGGGCTCCCCGGGCACGGGCATGGAGATGCTCAACCGCAGACGGAAGAAGAGGACCAGTATTGAGACCAACATCCGAGTGGCCTTAGAAAAGAGCTTTTTGGAG CAGAACCAAAAACCTACCTCTGAAGAGATCACCATGATCGCTGACCAGCTCAACATGGAGAAGGAGGTGATTCGGGTCTGGTTCTGCAATCGCCggcagaaagagaagaggattAACCCTCCtagcagtggcagcagtggaggaggcaaCACCCCCATCAAAACCATTTTTACCCCAAGTAGCCCGTTG GTGGCCAGCACAGCAAGCCTTGTGAGCAGTCCAACTATAAACACACCCACCACTCTGACTGTAAATACGGTGATGCCTCTCACCAGCACCAGTTTGGCTTTCACAG GTTCGACGGTTGGAGCCACAAATACAGCATCTGTCATCTCCACTGCACCTATGGTTACTACGGTAACCAGCTCCCCATCTTTAAGCCCATCGCCGACGACTATTCAGTCCTCAACCACTGAGAGCAAGATTGGCACTCATGCGCAAACCATCTTCACCCAGGCCCCGACGTCCATAGCCACCACTTTAGGTGGTCAGGTGATGGTGGCAGCTCCAGGGTTTTCTACTGGCCAGTTACCCACCAGCATCGCTGCTATGGCTGCTGCGGCAGGGCTCAGCCCAGGACTGATAGCCTCCTCTCAGTTCGCTTCAGG GGGGGCCTTGCTCAGTCTAACTCCTGGTGGCCTTGGCAATGCGCTGAGTCCTGCCCTGATGAGCAACAGCACCCTCATACAAG CTCTGGCATCGAGCGGCACAATCCCCATCACTTCTCTGGATGGCAGTAACCTGCTGTTCGCCAACACCTCTGCTGGTAACACGCCCAGCCTGGTCACCACGCCGCTCTTCCTGAGCCCCCAGAACCTGGGGCTGCTCGCCAGCAACCCCGTCAGCCTGGTGTCGGCGGGGGCGGGGCTGCAGGTCACTGCCGATCATCAAGCCACCACGGCTGCTGTGCCTGTGCAAGCCTCGACCATTACCACTGCCTCCAAGGCTCAGTGA
- the pou2f1b gene encoding POU domain, class 2, transcription factor 1b isoform X1, translating into MADGGAASQDESSGPDAKVNNQSETTKCAMESGDANTGITTNGLDFQRQTVPTTSAITNAHAQALLQQSKSEDSSALPTSVQQSVLPQTQLMLAGGQIAGLTLTPAHQQLLLQQAQAQLLAAAVQHSASQQNSTTGASISASAATPITQLPLSQPIQIASQLQQQCLPQFVLVQPGNPIATPLSPGQFIISQTPQAQQSMLQAQNLLTQLPQSQANLLPTQPSITLATQPATPTRTTAATPIQSLPHSQTPPKRLDTPTLEEPSDLEELEQFAKTFKQRRIKLGFTQGDVGLAMGKLYGNDFSQTTISRFEALNLSFKNMCKLKPLLEKWLNDAVCAENLTSDQALSSPSALGSPGTGMEMLNRRRKKRTSIETNIRVALEKSFLEQNQKPTSEEITMIADQLNMEKEVIRVWFCNRRQKEKRINPPSSGSSGGGNTPIKTIFTPSSPLVASTASLVSSPTINTPTTLTVNTVMPLTSTSLAFTGSTVGATNTASVISTAPMVTTVTSSPSLSPSPTTIQSSTTESKIGTHAQTIFTQAPTSIATTLGGQVMVAAPGFSTGQLPTSIAAMAAAAGLSPGLIASSQFASGGALLSLTPGGLGNALSPALMSNSTLIQALASSGTIPITSLDGSNLLFANTSAGNTPSLVTTPLFLSPQNLGLLASNPVSLVSAGAGLQVTADHQATTAAVPVQASTITTASKAQ; encoded by the exons ATGCTAAAGTGAATAATCAGTCAGAAACTACTAAATGTGCAATGGAGAGTGGTGACGCGAACACCG GAATCACAACCAATGGCTTGGACTTTCAGAGGCAGACGGTGCCAACCACAAGTGCAATCACGAATGCACATGCACAAGCCCTCCTCCAACAG TCTAAGTCGGAAGACTCGAGTGCTCTCCCGACCTCCGTCCAGCAGAGCGTATTGCCTCAAACCCAGCTAATGTTGGCCGGGGGACAGATTGCAGGA CTGACCCTGACCCCggcacatcagcagctgttacTCCAGCAGGCCCAGGCTCAGCTCCTGGCTGCAGCCGTGCAGCATTCAGCCAGCCAGCAGAACAGCACCACTGGGGCCAGCATCTCGGCCTCCGCAGCCACACCCATTACCCAGCTGCCCCTGTCACAGCCCATCCAGATCGCCTCT cagctacagcagcagtgtCTGCCTCAGTTTGTTCTGGTGCAGCCTGGCAACCCGATTGCCACACCACTGTCGCCCGGTCAGTTCATCATCTCGCAGACACCGCAGGCCCAACAGA GCATGTTGCAAGCCCAGAATCTTCTAACTCAACTACCTCAAAGCCAAGCTAACCTCCTGCCGACTCAACCAAGCATCACCCTTGCAACTCAG CCTGCAACTCCAACCCGCACAACAGCAGCCACACCTATTCAGTCCCTGCCCCACAGTCAGACCCCACCTAAACGGTTGGATACCCCCACTTTGGAGGAGCCTAGTGATCTTGAGGAACTGGAACAGTTTGCCAAGACCTTCAAACAGAGGCGTATCAAACTGGGCTTTACACAG GGGGATGTTGGCCTGGCCATGGGGAAGCTGTATGGAAATGACTTCAGCCAAACGACCATCTCTCGCTTTGAGGCCTTGAACCTGAGCTTTAAGAACATGTGCAAGCTGAAGCCATTGTTAGAGAAGTGGCTCAATGATGCAG TTTGTGCAGAGAACCTGACATCTGACCAGGCCCTATCCAGCCCCAGTGCCCTGGGCTCCCCGGGCACGGGCATGGAGATGCTCAACCGCAGACGGAAGAAGAGGACCAGTATTGAGACCAACATCCGAGTGGCCTTAGAAAAGAGCTTTTTGGAG CAGAACCAAAAACCTACCTCTGAAGAGATCACCATGATCGCTGACCAGCTCAACATGGAGAAGGAGGTGATTCGGGTCTGGTTCTGCAATCGCCggcagaaagagaagaggattAACCCTCCtagcagtggcagcagtggaggaggcaaCACCCCCATCAAAACCATTTTTACCCCAAGTAGCCCGTTG GTGGCCAGCACAGCAAGCCTTGTGAGCAGTCCAACTATAAACACACCCACCACTCTGACTGTAAATACGGTGATGCCTCTCACCAGCACCAGTTTGGCTTTCACAG GTTCGACGGTTGGAGCCACAAATACAGCATCTGTCATCTCCACTGCACCTATGGTTACTACGGTAACCAGCTCCCCATCTTTAAGCCCATCGCCGACGACTATTCAGTCCTCAACCACTGAGAGCAAGATTGGCACTCATGCGCAAACCATCTTCACCCAGGCCCCGACGTCCATAGCCACCACTTTAGGTGGTCAGGTGATGGTGGCAGCTCCAGGGTTTTCTACTGGCCAGTTACCCACCAGCATCGCTGCTATGGCTGCTGCGGCAGGGCTCAGCCCAGGACTGATAGCCTCCTCTCAGTTCGCTTCAGG GGGGGCCTTGCTCAGTCTAACTCCTGGTGGCCTTGGCAATGCGCTGAGTCCTGCCCTGATGAGCAACAGCACCCTCATACAAG CTCTGGCATCGAGCGGCACAATCCCCATCACTTCTCTGGATGGCAGTAACCTGCTGTTCGCCAACACCTCTGCTGGTAACACGCCCAGCCTGGTCACCACGCCGCTCTTCCTGAGCCCCCAGAACCTGGGGCTGCTCGCCAGCAACCCCGTCAGCCTGGTGTCGGCGGGGGCGGGGCTGCAGGTCACTGCCGATCATCAAGCCACCACGGCTGCTGTGCCTGTGCAAGCCTCGACCATTACCACTGCCTCCAAGGCTCAGTGA
- the pou2f1b gene encoding POU domain, class 2, transcription factor 1b isoform X3, which translates to MADGGAASQDESSGPDAKVNNQSETTKCAMESGDANTGITTNGLDFQRQTVPTTSAITNAHAQALLQQSKSEDSSALPTSVQQSVLPQTQLMLAGGQIAGLTLTPAHQQLLLQQAQAQLLAAAVQHSASQQNSTTGASISASAATPITQLPLSQPIQIASQLQQQCLPQFVLVQPGNPIATPLSPGQFIISQTPQAQQSMLQAQNLLTQLPQSQANLLPTQPSITLATQPATPTRTTAATPIQSLPHSQTPPKRLDTPTLEEPSDLEELEQFAKTFKQRRIKLGFTQGDVGLAMGKLYGNDFSQTTISRFEALNLSFKNMCKLKPLLEKWLNDAVCAENLTSDQALSSPSALGSPGTGMEMLNRRRKKRTSIETNIRVALEKSFLENQKPTSEEITMIADQLNMEKEVIRVWFCNRRQKEKRINPPSSGSSGGGNTPIKTIFTPSSPLVASTASLVSSPTINTPTTLTVNTVMPLTSTSLAFTGSTVGATNTASVISTAPMVTTVTSSPSLSPSPTTIQSSTTESKIGTHAQTIFTQAPTSIATTLGGQVMVAAPGFSTGQLPTSIAAMAAAAGLSPGLIASSQFASGGALLSLTPGGLGNALSPALMSNSTLIQALASSGTIPITSLDGSNLLFANTSAGNTPSLVTTPLFLSPQNLGLLASNPVSLVSAGAGLQVTADHQATTAAVPVQASTITTASKAQ; encoded by the exons ATGCTAAAGTGAATAATCAGTCAGAAACTACTAAATGTGCAATGGAGAGTGGTGACGCGAACACCG GAATCACAACCAATGGCTTGGACTTTCAGAGGCAGACGGTGCCAACCACAAGTGCAATCACGAATGCACATGCACAAGCCCTCCTCCAACAG TCTAAGTCGGAAGACTCGAGTGCTCTCCCGACCTCCGTCCAGCAGAGCGTATTGCCTCAAACCCAGCTAATGTTGGCCGGGGGACAGATTGCAGGA CTGACCCTGACCCCggcacatcagcagctgttacTCCAGCAGGCCCAGGCTCAGCTCCTGGCTGCAGCCGTGCAGCATTCAGCCAGCCAGCAGAACAGCACCACTGGGGCCAGCATCTCGGCCTCCGCAGCCACACCCATTACCCAGCTGCCCCTGTCACAGCCCATCCAGATCGCCTCT cagctacagcagcagtgtCTGCCTCAGTTTGTTCTGGTGCAGCCTGGCAACCCGATTGCCACACCACTGTCGCCCGGTCAGTTCATCATCTCGCAGACACCGCAGGCCCAACAGA GCATGTTGCAAGCCCAGAATCTTCTAACTCAACTACCTCAAAGCCAAGCTAACCTCCTGCCGACTCAACCAAGCATCACCCTTGCAACTCAG CCTGCAACTCCAACCCGCACAACAGCAGCCACACCTATTCAGTCCCTGCCCCACAGTCAGACCCCACCTAAACGGTTGGATACCCCCACTTTGGAGGAGCCTAGTGATCTTGAGGAACTGGAACAGTTTGCCAAGACCTTCAAACAGAGGCGTATCAAACTGGGCTTTACACAG GGGGATGTTGGCCTGGCCATGGGGAAGCTGTATGGAAATGACTTCAGCCAAACGACCATCTCTCGCTTTGAGGCCTTGAACCTGAGCTTTAAGAACATGTGCAAGCTGAAGCCATTGTTAGAGAAGTGGCTCAATGATGCAG TTTGTGCAGAGAACCTGACATCTGACCAGGCCCTATCCAGCCCCAGTGCCCTGGGCTCCCCGGGCACGGGCATGGAGATGCTCAACCGCAGACGGAAGAAGAGGACCAGTATTGAGACCAACATCCGAGTGGCCTTAGAAAAGAGCTTTTTGGAG AACCAAAAACCTACCTCTGAAGAGATCACCATGATCGCTGACCAGCTCAACATGGAGAAGGAGGTGATTCGGGTCTGGTTCTGCAATCGCCggcagaaagagaagaggattAACCCTCCtagcagtggcagcagtggaggaggcaaCACCCCCATCAAAACCATTTTTACCCCAAGTAGCCCGTTG GTGGCCAGCACAGCAAGCCTTGTGAGCAGTCCAACTATAAACACACCCACCACTCTGACTGTAAATACGGTGATGCCTCTCACCAGCACCAGTTTGGCTTTCACAG GTTCGACGGTTGGAGCCACAAATACAGCATCTGTCATCTCCACTGCACCTATGGTTACTACGGTAACCAGCTCCCCATCTTTAAGCCCATCGCCGACGACTATTCAGTCCTCAACCACTGAGAGCAAGATTGGCACTCATGCGCAAACCATCTTCACCCAGGCCCCGACGTCCATAGCCACCACTTTAGGTGGTCAGGTGATGGTGGCAGCTCCAGGGTTTTCTACTGGCCAGTTACCCACCAGCATCGCTGCTATGGCTGCTGCGGCAGGGCTCAGCCCAGGACTGATAGCCTCCTCTCAGTTCGCTTCAGG GGGGGCCTTGCTCAGTCTAACTCCTGGTGGCCTTGGCAATGCGCTGAGTCCTGCCCTGATGAGCAACAGCACCCTCATACAAG CTCTGGCATCGAGCGGCACAATCCCCATCACTTCTCTGGATGGCAGTAACCTGCTGTTCGCCAACACCTCTGCTGGTAACACGCCCAGCCTGGTCACCACGCCGCTCTTCCTGAGCCCCCAGAACCTGGGGCTGCTCGCCAGCAACCCCGTCAGCCTGGTGTCGGCGGGGGCGGGGCTGCAGGTCACTGCCGATCATCAAGCCACCACGGCTGCTGTGCCTGTGCAAGCCTCGACCATTACCACTGCCTCCAAGGCTCAGTGA
- the pou2f1b gene encoding POU domain, class 2, transcription factor 1b isoform X12 — protein sequence MADGGAASQDESSGPGITTNGLDFQRQTVPTTSAITNAHAQALLQQLTLTPAHQQLLLQQAQAQLLAAAVQHSASQQNSTTGASISASAATPITQLPLSQPIQIASQLQQQCLPQFVLVQPGNPIATPLSPGQFIISQTPQAQQSMLQAQNLLTQLPQSQANLLPTQPSITLATQPATPTRTTAATPIQSLPHSQTPPKRLDTPTLEEPSDLEELEQFAKTFKQRRIKLGFTQGDVGLAMGKLYGNDFSQTTISRFEALNLSFKNMCKLKPLLEKWLNDAVCAENLTSDQALSSPSALGSPGTGMEMLNRRRKKRTSIETNIRVALEKSFLEQNQKPTSEEITMIADQLNMEKEVIRVWFCNRRQKEKRINPPSSGSSGGGNTPIKTIFTPSSPLVASTASLVSSPTINTPTTLTVNTVMPLTSTSLAFTGSTVGATNTASVISTAPMVTTVTSSPSLSPSPTTIQSSTTESKIGTHAQTIFTQAPTSIATTLGGQVMVAAPGFSTGQLPTSIAAMAAAAGLSPGLIASSQFASGGALLSLTPGGLGNALSPALMSNSTLIQALASSGTIPITSLDGSNLLFANTSAGNTPSLVTTPLFLSPQNLGLLASNPVSLVSAGAGLQVTADHQATTAAVPVQASTITTASKAQ from the exons GAATCACAACCAATGGCTTGGACTTTCAGAGGCAGACGGTGCCAACCACAAGTGCAATCACGAATGCACATGCACAAGCCCTCCTCCAACAG CTGACCCTGACCCCggcacatcagcagctgttacTCCAGCAGGCCCAGGCTCAGCTCCTGGCTGCAGCCGTGCAGCATTCAGCCAGCCAGCAGAACAGCACCACTGGGGCCAGCATCTCGGCCTCCGCAGCCACACCCATTACCCAGCTGCCCCTGTCACAGCCCATCCAGATCGCCTCT cagctacagcagcagtgtCTGCCTCAGTTTGTTCTGGTGCAGCCTGGCAACCCGATTGCCACACCACTGTCGCCCGGTCAGTTCATCATCTCGCAGACACCGCAGGCCCAACAGA GCATGTTGCAAGCCCAGAATCTTCTAACTCAACTACCTCAAAGCCAAGCTAACCTCCTGCCGACTCAACCAAGCATCACCCTTGCAACTCAG CCTGCAACTCCAACCCGCACAACAGCAGCCACACCTATTCAGTCCCTGCCCCACAGTCAGACCCCACCTAAACGGTTGGATACCCCCACTTTGGAGGAGCCTAGTGATCTTGAGGAACTGGAACAGTTTGCCAAGACCTTCAAACAGAGGCGTATCAAACTGGGCTTTACACAG GGGGATGTTGGCCTGGCCATGGGGAAGCTGTATGGAAATGACTTCAGCCAAACGACCATCTCTCGCTTTGAGGCCTTGAACCTGAGCTTTAAGAACATGTGCAAGCTGAAGCCATTGTTAGAGAAGTGGCTCAATGATGCAG TTTGTGCAGAGAACCTGACATCTGACCAGGCCCTATCCAGCCCCAGTGCCCTGGGCTCCCCGGGCACGGGCATGGAGATGCTCAACCGCAGACGGAAGAAGAGGACCAGTATTGAGACCAACATCCGAGTGGCCTTAGAAAAGAGCTTTTTGGAG CAGAACCAAAAACCTACCTCTGAAGAGATCACCATGATCGCTGACCAGCTCAACATGGAGAAGGAGGTGATTCGGGTCTGGTTCTGCAATCGCCggcagaaagagaagaggattAACCCTCCtagcagtggcagcagtggaggaggcaaCACCCCCATCAAAACCATTTTTACCCCAAGTAGCCCGTTG GTGGCCAGCACAGCAAGCCTTGTGAGCAGTCCAACTATAAACACACCCACCACTCTGACTGTAAATACGGTGATGCCTCTCACCAGCACCAGTTTGGCTTTCACAG GTTCGACGGTTGGAGCCACAAATACAGCATCTGTCATCTCCACTGCACCTATGGTTACTACGGTAACCAGCTCCCCATCTTTAAGCCCATCGCCGACGACTATTCAGTCCTCAACCACTGAGAGCAAGATTGGCACTCATGCGCAAACCATCTTCACCCAGGCCCCGACGTCCATAGCCACCACTTTAGGTGGTCAGGTGATGGTGGCAGCTCCAGGGTTTTCTACTGGCCAGTTACCCACCAGCATCGCTGCTATGGCTGCTGCGGCAGGGCTCAGCCCAGGACTGATAGCCTCCTCTCAGTTCGCTTCAGG GGGGGCCTTGCTCAGTCTAACTCCTGGTGGCCTTGGCAATGCGCTGAGTCCTGCCCTGATGAGCAACAGCACCCTCATACAAG CTCTGGCATCGAGCGGCACAATCCCCATCACTTCTCTGGATGGCAGTAACCTGCTGTTCGCCAACACCTCTGCTGGTAACACGCCCAGCCTGGTCACCACGCCGCTCTTCCTGAGCCCCCAGAACCTGGGGCTGCTCGCCAGCAACCCCGTCAGCCTGGTGTCGGCGGGGGCGGGGCTGCAGGTCACTGCCGATCATCAAGCCACCACGGCTGCTGTGCCTGTGCAAGCCTCGACCATTACCACTGCCTCCAAGGCTCAGTGA
- the pou2f1b gene encoding POU domain, class 2, transcription factor 1b isoform X8, which translates to MADGGAASQDESSGPGITTNGLDFQRQTVPTTSAITNAHAQALLQQSKSEDSSALPTSVQQSVLPQTQLMLAGGQIAGLTLTPAHQQLLLQQAQAQLLAAAVQHSASQQNSTTGASISASAATPITQLPLSQPIQIASQLQQQCLPQFVLVQPGNPIATPLSPGQFIISQTPQAQQSMLQAQNLLTQLPQSQANLLPTQPSITLATQPATPTRTTAATPIQSLPHSQTPPKRLDTPTLEEPSDLEELEQFAKTFKQRRIKLGFTQGDVGLAMGKLYGNDFSQTTISRFEALNLSFKNMCKLKPLLEKWLNDAVCAENLTSDQALSSPSALGSPGTGMEMLNRRRKKRTSIETNIRVALEKSFLEQNQKPTSEEITMIADQLNMEKEVIRVWFCNRRQKEKRINPPSSGSSGGGNTPIKTIFTPSSPLVASTASLVSSPTINTPTTLTVNTVMPLTSTSLAFTGSTVGATNTASVISTAPMVTTVTSSPSLSPSPTTIQSSTTESKIGTHAQTIFTQAPTSIATTLGGQVMVAAPGFSTGQLPTSIAAMAAAAGLSPGLIASSQFASGGALLSLTPGGLGNALSPALMSNSTLIQALASSGTIPITSLDGSNLLFANTSAGNTPSLVTTPLFLSPQNLGLLASNPVSLVSAGAGLQVTADHQATTAAVPVQASTITTASKAQ; encoded by the exons GAATCACAACCAATGGCTTGGACTTTCAGAGGCAGACGGTGCCAACCACAAGTGCAATCACGAATGCACATGCACAAGCCCTCCTCCAACAG TCTAAGTCGGAAGACTCGAGTGCTCTCCCGACCTCCGTCCAGCAGAGCGTATTGCCTCAAACCCAGCTAATGTTGGCCGGGGGACAGATTGCAGGA CTGACCCTGACCCCggcacatcagcagctgttacTCCAGCAGGCCCAGGCTCAGCTCCTGGCTGCAGCCGTGCAGCATTCAGCCAGCCAGCAGAACAGCACCACTGGGGCCAGCATCTCGGCCTCCGCAGCCACACCCATTACCCAGCTGCCCCTGTCACAGCCCATCCAGATCGCCTCT cagctacagcagcagtgtCTGCCTCAGTTTGTTCTGGTGCAGCCTGGCAACCCGATTGCCACACCACTGTCGCCCGGTCAGTTCATCATCTCGCAGACACCGCAGGCCCAACAGA GCATGTTGCAAGCCCAGAATCTTCTAACTCAACTACCTCAAAGCCAAGCTAACCTCCTGCCGACTCAACCAAGCATCACCCTTGCAACTCAG CCTGCAACTCCAACCCGCACAACAGCAGCCACACCTATTCAGTCCCTGCCCCACAGTCAGACCCCACCTAAACGGTTGGATACCCCCACTTTGGAGGAGCCTAGTGATCTTGAGGAACTGGAACAGTTTGCCAAGACCTTCAAACAGAGGCGTATCAAACTGGGCTTTACACAG GGGGATGTTGGCCTGGCCATGGGGAAGCTGTATGGAAATGACTTCAGCCAAACGACCATCTCTCGCTTTGAGGCCTTGAACCTGAGCTTTAAGAACATGTGCAAGCTGAAGCCATTGTTAGAGAAGTGGCTCAATGATGCAG TTTGTGCAGAGAACCTGACATCTGACCAGGCCCTATCCAGCCCCAGTGCCCTGGGCTCCCCGGGCACGGGCATGGAGATGCTCAACCGCAGACGGAAGAAGAGGACCAGTATTGAGACCAACATCCGAGTGGCCTTAGAAAAGAGCTTTTTGGAG CAGAACCAAAAACCTACCTCTGAAGAGATCACCATGATCGCTGACCAGCTCAACATGGAGAAGGAGGTGATTCGGGTCTGGTTCTGCAATCGCCggcagaaagagaagaggattAACCCTCCtagcagtggcagcagtggaggaggcaaCACCCCCATCAAAACCATTTTTACCCCAAGTAGCCCGTTG GTGGCCAGCACAGCAAGCCTTGTGAGCAGTCCAACTATAAACACACCCACCACTCTGACTGTAAATACGGTGATGCCTCTCACCAGCACCAGTTTGGCTTTCACAG GTTCGACGGTTGGAGCCACAAATACAGCATCTGTCATCTCCACTGCACCTATGGTTACTACGGTAACCAGCTCCCCATCTTTAAGCCCATCGCCGACGACTATTCAGTCCTCAACCACTGAGAGCAAGATTGGCACTCATGCGCAAACCATCTTCACCCAGGCCCCGACGTCCATAGCCACCACTTTAGGTGGTCAGGTGATGGTGGCAGCTCCAGGGTTTTCTACTGGCCAGTTACCCACCAGCATCGCTGCTATGGCTGCTGCGGCAGGGCTCAGCCCAGGACTGATAGCCTCCTCTCAGTTCGCTTCAGG GGGGGCCTTGCTCAGTCTAACTCCTGGTGGCCTTGGCAATGCGCTGAGTCCTGCCCTGATGAGCAACAGCACCCTCATACAAG CTCTGGCATCGAGCGGCACAATCCCCATCACTTCTCTGGATGGCAGTAACCTGCTGTTCGCCAACACCTCTGCTGGTAACACGCCCAGCCTGGTCACCACGCCGCTCTTCCTGAGCCCCCAGAACCTGGGGCTGCTCGCCAGCAACCCCGTCAGCCTGGTGTCGGCGGGGGCGGGGCTGCAGGTCACTGCCGATCATCAAGCCACCACGGCTGCTGTGCCTGTGCAAGCCTCGACCATTACCACTGCCTCCAAGGCTCAGTGA